A portion of the Naumovozyma castellii chromosome 2, complete genome genome contains these proteins:
- the SDD4 gene encoding Sdd4p (ancestral locus Anc_8.130), translating into MAGSPSKNIIRATLNKTDNETSQRRASAPVQKSAKLAVTERYICPHPDCNKSFTRQEHLSRHKLNHWPKEIFVCPFIFPNTNITCNKTFVRKDLLIRHQKRHTKSKNRLHGKNSQGERESKFKPSISIATNNQTEKNKGALAQQLQLNDTMLENMSTGSSVSSIAPSTETTTAMATPMSRALSTSVSVSPTFPTQIHPVSSISSIRTEFRDSSRSQKQPSRSQSSFSNHNNNNNTCQQRDIRDLSAINPTSSIPPSNNNSFKLNSNIPPTNNNTNNNPQFVSWFLESGENNNNVKNNNNIHNETMSNNTTTTNNNNNTNNKGAPSTNSYNIPNAMSNAISMEQNPGIWSEQQGSINPDPITIPSTTSSTSNLLKMQDLFSVDFLNNDPLQSFLQELSAPLPTNATKDFNNLLDTNNTPLLTDQQQQQHTSQQQQQQQQQQNISANGITPPPTSSGVSNSKAHPYPSITTQVSDRPNVLSSFASEKTSATMAKDRSINQLSPVKEVKLPSFALQAPNTDKQSSNSPTLPAISPSTIKNIESHLYKQKLKSSMKSIPSFFYPDPTTKYNISLEKCNELFSLVPELRYVPKKSIVDSIKSFWLNFHPQYGLLHKPSFHVNKQPPILLLSLIMTGASYLGGNYKETISDPICGPLRWIIFSHPDFQPPSQTYIIQSLLLLEGYEKTSTNRYLHERSYLHHGTTIQLLRRTPSLGGHPLFRKDESKSISINNLTNLEDVYKEWINFETLKRVAFYAFFMDTTHAVVFGYLNLFITFNQIQLTLPYPDKIWESYDLSYEKLVEFGLDRGSTGNDSFSNVLKGVLNRAITKLQNHIQKNASYDETDDLLLNANIQSVFSKRIILAGIISIMLQLKEEEKEDTFTSCNYLAGLKIPSPPGLENRGISWKEIISFTLDYWLINIQGDCTELAQNFTLNVNGTDDSEDNMDDNSGDEDDRSSSPLNLILADTNSTCKLPVYHMSQVFLRIFHHDYYIYAGAPWRMNVRIGEDEYQLISTRILNFAKDPSNGGVAIVYAFQFLFQMFIDKANPDRIITKYDVNSEYCITRPNTMALTSLLIWCHNFVLYGPECNMWDNSHAKDQEDQLTTAADNNIKKEAYRPIETFEEYLTRMYRYLYVSTKQDVIDYQKEIWNKAQSLSTLEGNNNLCGMMFFMRELFADSYWDLGKEFSRLFDNCFERSLGRVSPTCYNMYDAEL; encoded by the coding sequence ATGGCGGGCTCTCCATccaagaatataataaggGCCACTTTGAACAAAACCGACAATGAAACTTCTCAAAGAAGAGCATCAGCACCAGTACAAAAATCTGCCAAACTGGCAGTCACTGAAAGATATATTTGTCCTCATCCAGATTGTAACAAATCATTTACTAGACAAGAACATTTATCAAGGCATAAATTGAATCATTGGCCCAAAGAAATTTTCGTATGTCCCTTTATATTCccaaatacaaatattaCTTGTAATAAGACTTTTGTAAGAAAGGATTTACTCATTAGACATCAGAAGAGACATACCAAGAGTAAAAACAGACTGCATGGCAAAAATTCACAGGGGGAAAgagaatccaaatttaaacCCAGTATATCCATAGCGACAAATAATCAGAcagaaaagaataaaggTGCACTAGCACAACAAttacaattgaatgatacTATGCTGGAAAATATGAGTACAGGATCTTCTGTATCATCTATTGCACCTTCCACGGAAACAACTACTGCAATGGCAACTCCAATGTCTAGAGCACTTTCCACCTCGGTGTCAGTGTCACCCACTTTCCCCACACAAATACATCCTGTTTCATCGATAAGTTCCATAAGAACAGAATTCCGTGATTCCAGTAGATCACAAAAACAACCATCGAGGTCACAATCTTCATTCTCGAAccataataataataacaatactTGTCAACAACGAGATATAAGAGATTTATCTGCAATTAACCCAACTTCGAGTATACCGCcttctaataataatagtttCAAACTAAATTCCAATATACCGCCAACTAATAACAATACTAATAACAACCCTCAATTCGTCAGCTGGTTCCTGGAGTCAGGGgaaaacaataacaatgtaaaaaataataataatatccaTAATGAAACAATGTCTAATAACACTACTActactaataataataataatactaataacaAGGGAGCACCATCCACCAACTCTtataatattccaaatgCGATGTCAAATGCCATCTCAATGGAACAAAATCCAGGTATATGGTCAGAGCAACAAGGTTCTATAAATCCTGATCCAATAACAATACCATCGACAACATCTTCCACATCAAATTTACTAAAAATGCaagatttattttctgtGGATTTCCTGAATAATGACCCTTTACAAAGCTTTTTGCAAGAACTTTCAGCTCCTTTACCAACAAATGCAACAAAGGATTTTAATAATCTACTGGACACAAATAACACACCTCTTCTAACAgatcaacaacagcaacaacacACATcacagcagcaacagcaacagcaacagcaacaaaatatttctgcAAATGGAATAACGCCCCCACCCACATCTTCGGGCGTATCAAACTCAAAGGCACACCCATACCCTTCAATAACAACTCAGGTAAGTGATAGACCAAACGTATTATCAAGCTTTGCCAGTGAAAAGACTTCGGCCACAATGGCAAAAGATAGATCGATAAATCAATTATCCCCTGTTAAAGAAGTTAAACTACCTTCGTTTGCCTTGCAAGCTCCCAATACGGATAAACAATCATCAAATTCGCCTACTTTACCAGCAATTTCTCCAAGCACCATTAAAAACATTGAATCACATCTGTACAAgcaaaaattgaaaagttcTATGAAATCAATACCATCGTTTTTCTATCCTGATCCAACCacaaaatataatatttccttggaaaaatgtaatgaattattttcattggtACCAGAATTAAGATATGTGCCAAAGAAATCTATCGTAGACTCCATCAAATCATTCTGGTTGAATTTTCACCCGCAATATGGTCTATTACATAAACCATCATTCCATGTAAATAAACAACCACCAATATTACTACTGTCTTTGATAATGACAGGTGCCAGCTACCTAGGCGGTAATTACAAAGAAACGATAAGTGACCCCATTTGTGGACCTTTACGTTGGATTATCTTCTCACATCCAGATTTCCAACCTCCTTCACAAACATATATTATCCAAAGTTTACTATTACTAGAGGGATATGAAAAGACAAGCACAAATCGGTACTTACATGAAAGATCATATCTACATCATGGTACCACAATTCAATTACTACGCAGAACTCCGTCCTTGGGAGGACATCCATTATTTCGAAAAGATGAATCTAAATCCatatcaataaataatttaaccAATTTGGAAGACGTTTATAAAGAATGgattaattttgaaacattaAAAAGAGTCGCATTTTATGCATTTTTCATGGATACAACACACGCAGTCGTATTTGgatatttaaatttattcatcacttttaatcaaattcaattgacTTTACCTTATCCGGATAAAATTTGGGAAAGTTATGATTTAAGttatgaaaaattggttGAATTCGGGTTGGATCGTGGTTCCACAGGCAATGATTCATTTTCTAATGTGTTAAAGGGCGTATTGAATAGGGCAATAACtaaattacaaaatcaTATTCAGAAAAATGCTTCGTATGATGAAActgatgatttattattaaatgcCAATATTCAAAGCGTGTTTAGTAAGCGAATTATACTAGCTGGGATTATTTCTATTATGttacaattgaaagaagaggaaaaagaGGATACTTTTACCAGTTGCAATTACCTTGCAGGATTGAAAATACCATCACCTCCAGGTTTGGAAAATAGAGGAATATCATGGAAGGAAATAATTTCGTTTACCTTAGATTATTGGCTCATTAATATTCAAGGTGATTGTACTGAATTGGCTCAAAATTTTACCCTTAACGTGAATGGCACAGACGATTCTGAAGATAATATGGATGATAATAGTGGCGATGAAGACGATAGATCAAGCTCtcctttgaatttaatacTGGCTGATACTAATTCAACGTGTAAACTACCTGTCTACCATATGTCTCAAGTATTCCTCAGGATTTTCCATCATGATTACTATATTTATGCTGGTGCCCCATGGAGAATGAACGTTAGAATTGGTGAAGATGAGTACCAATTGATATCCACTAGAATACTTAATTTTGCTAAGGATCCATCGAACGGTGGCGTCGCCATAGTTTATGCATTCCAATTCTTATTCCAGATGTTTATAGATAAAGCTAATCCGGACAGaattattacaaaatatGACGTTAATTCAGAATACTGCATTACAAGACCAAATACAATGGCATTAACCTCATTATTAATATGGTGCCATAATTTTGTATTGTATGGACCCGAATGTAACATGTGGGATAATAGTCACGCAAAGGATCAAGAAGATCAATTAACTACCGCTGCTGATAACAATATAAAGAAGGAAGCTTATAGGCCCATTGAAAcgtttgaagaatatttgacaAGAATGTATCGCTATCTCTACGTTTCTACAAAGCAAGATGTTATTGATTACcagaaagaaatttggaaCAAGGCTCAAAGTTTGTCGACCCTTGAAGGTAATAATAACCTTTGTGGTATGATGTTTTTCATGAGAGAGTTGTTTGCTGATAGTTACTGGGATTTGGGTAAAGAATTCAGtagattatttgataattgtTTTGAAAGAAGTTTAGGTAGAGTTTCACCCACATGTTACAATATGTACGATGCAGAATTATAG
- the EAF3 gene encoding Eaf3p (ancestral locus Anc_8.131) has product MFQLGGKCLAFHGPLLYEAKILKMWDPSTKTVTTWNSDPKDPKEVEKDVIAEEDEIPPEIINFPCYFIHYQGWKSTWDEWIGNTRIREFNNENVELKKKLASDAKEAKKLQEQKEKEKKKKTSTSENNSSTHLHNLSGTNKRKQSDGRSNGILKPYTSSHSRSSRNLSNEQSQGYSTDSSNRKTSPPLPSSSTSQSYQHQVIQQQLHHHNNSFPRITLHIPMKLKSILVDDWESITKEKKIIKLPCNRTVNSILDDYEAEQLSDPENNSLVFQSQLNEYCQGLKLYFNETLPRLLLYRLERLQYDNYLKEHLKETMEVSAVYGSVHLLRLISLLPELISTTTMDPQSCQLIIKQTENLLIWMVLHIDKLFDDKTVGSEEYYVNTSSQYEGVALNM; this is encoded by the coding sequence ATGTTTCAATTAGGCGGTAAATGCCTAGCATTCCATGGCCCATTATTATATGAGGCTAAGATACTGAAGATGTGGGATCCGTCAACGAAAACGGTCACCACCTGGAATTCTGACCCAAAGGATCCAAAGGAAGTGGAGAAAGACGTAATtgcagaagaagatgaaatacCACCGGAGATAATTAATTTTCCATGTTATTTTATTCATTACCAGGGTTGGAAATCTACCTGGGATGAATGGATAGGAAATACAAGAATCAGagaattcaataatgaaaatgttgaGTTAAAGAAAAAACTGGCAAGTGATGCTAAGGAGGCCAAGAAATTACAAGAACAGaaggagaaagaaaagaagaagaaaacatCTACTAGTGAAAACAATTCGTCAACGCACTTACATAACCTAAGTGGTACCAATAAGAGGAAACAAAGTGATGGCAGATCTAATGgaattttgaaaccatATACAAGTAGCCACAGCCGATCGAGTCGGAATCTAAGCAATGAACAATCACAAGGTTATAGCACCGATTCCTCCAATAGGAAGACATCACCCCCATTACCGTCCTCTTCTACCTCACAATCATATCAACACCAAGTTATTCAACAACAGTTACATCATCACAACAACTCGTTTCCTCGAATAACCCTACATATTCCcatgaaattaaaatctaTCTTAGTCGATGACTGGGAATCCattacaaaagaaaaaaagattataaAATTACCATGCAATAGGACAgtaaattcaattttggaTGACTATGAAGCTGAACAACTTTCTGATCCCGAAAATAACTCATTAGTGTTTCAATCGCAACTGAATGAATATTGCCAGGGATTGAAATTGtattttaatgaaacattACCAAGACTATTATTGTACAGATTAGAGAGATTGCAATATGATAACTACTTGAAGGAACATTTGAAGGAAACCATGGAAGTATCAGCAGTTTACGGCTCAGTTCACTTATTGAGGTTGATCAGTCTATTGCCAGAATTGATATCGACGACGACAATGGATCCCCAAAGTTGTCAACTGATTATCAAACAAACTGAAAATTTACTAATTTGGATGGTTTTACATATAGACAAGCTTTTTGATGATAAGACCGTGGGATCAGAAGAGTACTATGTCAATACATCTAGCCAATATGAAGGTGTCGCGTTGAATATGTAA
- the YCK3 gene encoding casein kinase YCK3 (ancestral locus Anc_8.132), translating into MSQQQQQKHIVGIHYAVGPKIGEGSFGVIFEGENLLKDASNEPVAIKFEPRHSDAPQLRDEFRSYKILNNCTGIPHVYYFGQEGMHNILIIDLLGPSLEDLFEWCGRRFSIKTTCMIAKQMIRRIKDIHNHDLIYRDIKPDNFLISQYQRIGSNEKCINSNAHADPNLIYLVDFGMAKQFRDPRSKQHIPYRERKSLSGTARYMSINTHFGREQSRRDDLESLGHVFFYFLRGSLPWQGLKAANNKLKYEKIGLTKQKLNPDDLLMNNHIPKQFATYLKYARSLKFEQDPDYDYLVSLMDDTLNELNLVDDGHYDWMDLNDGKGWDIKINKRTNLHGYGNPNPRNQTKTYDQTNTNIRAPKVMDNNVHRNMNIAQFSKNQNMQQHNNIRDSSNSNQYQSIRQPILNPRVSSNKNNTYNSIGQRITTNNDKKSKNYNNNNDHRTNFHDTNSGSIRSSQDDNNRRRWSKLFCCLNCC; encoded by the coding sequence ATGTcgcaacaacaacagcagaAACATATTGTAGGTATTCACTACGCCGTAGGTCCCAAGATTGGCGAGGGTTCCTTTGGAGTTATCTTCGAAGGtgaaaatttattgaaagatgcGTCCAATGAACCAGTTGCCATTAAATTTGAACCTCGTCATTCAGACGCTCCCCAACTAAGGGACGAGTTTAGAAGTTATaagatattgaataattgtACAGGGATCCCTCATGTGTATTATTTTGGCCAGGAGGGTATGCATAACATTCTGATTATTGATCTTCTAGGTCCGTCTTTAGAAGACCTCTTTGAATGGTGTGGGAGACGCTTTTCCATCAAGACTACTTGTATGATTGCAAAGCAAATGATTAGAAGGATCAAGGATATCCATAATCATGACTTAATTTACAGAGACATTAAGCctgataattttttaatttctcaaTATCAGAGGATTGGTTCGAATGAAAAATGTATTAATTCCAACGCTCATGCGGACCCTAATCTGATATACTTGGTGGATTTTGGAATGGCCAAGCAATTCAGGGATCCAAGAAGTAAGCAGCATATTCCATatagagaaagaaaatcaTTAAGTGGGACCGCTAGATACATGTCAATAAATACCCATTTCGGTCGAGAACAATCCAGAAGAGATGATTTAGAATCTCTGGGTCATGTCTTTTTCTATTTCCTAAGAGGCTCATTACCATGGCAAGGTCTAAAAGCTGCCaacaataaattaaaatacGAAAAGATCGGATTAACtaaacaaaaattaaacCCTGATGAtcttttaatgaataatcACATCCCAAAACAATTTGCAACATATTTAAAATACGCCcgttctttgaaatttgaacaGGATCCTGATTATGATTATTTAGTTTCTCTAATGGATGATACGTTGAATGAACTGAATTTAGTCGATGATGGACACTATGATTGGATGGATTTAAATGACGGTAAAGGTTGGGATATTAAGATTAATAAGAGAACTAATTTGCATGGATATGGTAACCCTAATCCAAGGAACCAAACAAAGACATACGATCAAACAAATACGAATATAAGAGCTCCTAAGGTGATGGATAATAATGTCCATAGAAATATGAACATCGCacaattttccaagaatcaaaatatgCAACAACACAATAACATACGAGATAGTTCTAATTCGAATCAATATCAATCCATTAGACAACCTATTCTTAATCCTCGTGTATCAtctaataagaataatacCTATAATTCAATAGGTCAACGAATAACGACAAACAATGATAAGAAGtcaaaaaattataataataataatgatcaTCGAACAAATTTCCACGACACTAACTCCGGTTCCATCCGTAGTTCTCAAGACGATAAtaacagaagaagatggtCAAAACTATTCTGCTGTCTTAACTGTTGTTAA
- the DSE1 gene encoding Dse1p (ancestral locus Anc_8.133) yields the protein MSATTVTNNNNNMEHSTFYEPLSLFRQPAINLKKTRVASTDDGSQSIRNYKRSWQTNTKRLGSPTLRKISEELEDFYTTKRLQSKYWNVSNENKTTNSKSKTIPSGISIDGDNLVITNMDSTDNLKLFSISKTFDGDDDTVRLHKLQSISVPGKPIISSAIYPHGDSYEQLILTGHQDGYVNLISTSTDRNSETNAKIIKRFNHSKFLTKLPTKADHDISTLLESHSSNPVKKVLPWSNDKGFTSLINNSLFIYDLEKSTSPQFLQSFPGVESFATNHLTSYIIALCGSNFDNSGISLLDLRSPSSTTTTNNLYTPKLPNRLQHNRPIKSLACEWIDEFTIAQCFNDTVKIWDIRNNDEPICDILPQRGIVESIVYDESKKILYSCDDFNNLISWDLTHSNKVDKLTLAQGWDSIQKDMDSVSQCGNFLFNSNNVKSNGPILMENSSTLNGLITLSLEELGIHEICEVKHPITNDLAQYEITHEKEDATEDVSLDSSSTIVGTLDHDYVDSGAETNQMSLFSTSIPSDLDDSSSIEIAHETSSSGQVKPIIPNKINDITGIYSLNKLSGSTIQL from the coding sequence ATGTCTGCTACAACTGTAactaacaacaataacaatatgGAACATTCAACTTTCTATGAACCACTTAGCCTTTTCCGTCAACCTGctatcaatttgaaaaagacaAGAGTGGCCTCAACTGATGATGGCTCTCAGAGTATTAGAAATTATAAAAGGTCATGGCAAACTAATACTAAAAGACTTGGTTCTCCCACTCTAAGGAAAATTtcagaagaattggaagatttcTATACTACTAAGAGACTTCAATCGAAATACTGGAACGtatcaaatgaaaataaaactacaaattcaaaatcgAAGACTATTCCATCTGGCATTTCAATCGATGGGGATAACCTTGTCATTACTAATATGGATTCAActgataatttgaaattgttcagTATATCGAAAACATTTGATGGAGATGATGATACAGTGAGATTGCATAAATTACAATCGATTTCAGTGCCTGGAAaaccaataatttcttctgcAATATACCCTCATGGAGATTCCTACGAGCAGCTAATCCTTACAGGACATCAGGATGGGTATGTGAACCTCATATCCACTTCCACTGATAGAAACTCTGAGACAAATgcaaaaataattaaaagGTTCAATCATAGCAAATTTTTGACTAAGTTACCAACCAAAGCTGACCATGATATAAGCACTTTGTTAGAATCCCATTCGTCTAATCCAGTGAAAAAAGTGCTTCCTTGGAGTAATGATAAGGGGTTTACATCATTAATCAATAATTCGTTATTCATTTATGATTTAGAAAAATCAACGTCACCTCAATTCCTTCAAAGTTTCCCCGGCGTGGAATCATTTGCAACTAATCATCTCACTTCATACATCATTGCATTATGTGGCTCTAATTTCGATAACTCTGGTATATCCCTACTAGATCTTCGTTCACCATCTTCAACTACCACAACTAATAACTTATACACTCCAAAACTGCCCAATAGGCTTCAACACAATCGACCAATAAAATCATTAGCTTGTGAATGGATTGATGAATTCACTATTGCACAATGTTTTAATGATACCGTAAAGATATGGGATATCAGGAATAATGATGAACCAATTTGTGATATCTTACCACAGCGTGGTATAGTAGAATCCATAGTTTACGACGAAAGTAAGAAAATACTATATTCCTGTGatgatttcaataatttaatcTCTTGGGATTTGACTCATTCTAATAAAGTGGATAAACTTACATTGGCACAAGGCTGGGATTCTATTCAAAAAGACATGGATAGCGTTAGCCAATGCGgtaatttccttttcaattcaaataacGTAAAAAGTAATGGTCCAATTTTAATGGaaaattcttcaactttGAATGGTTTAATCACCTTAAGCTTAGAAGAATTGGGTATCCATGAAATATGTGAAGTTAAACATCCAATTACTAATGATCTGGCCCAGTATGAAATAACACACGAGAAAGAAGATGCAACAGAGGATGTTTCTTTggattcatcatcaacgATAGTTGGTACCCTTGATCATGATTACGTGGATAGTGGGGCAGAAACTAATCAAATGTCTTTATTCTCCACATCAATTCCATCTGATCTGGatgattcttcttcaatagaAATAGCGCATGAAACAAGCAGTTCAGGACAGGTGAAACCCATAATACccaataaaataaatgacATTACCGgaatatattctttaaataagTTGAGCGGTTCAACAATTCAGTTATAA
- the RSP5 gene encoding NEDD4 family E3 ubiquitin-protein ligase (ancestral locus Anc_8.134), with amino-acid sequence MPSSISVKLVAAESLYKRDVFRSPDPFAVLTIDGYQTKSTAAAKKTLNPYWNETFKFNDITENSILTIQVFDQKKFKKKDQGFLGVVNVRIGDVLGHLDEDTTSSNGSREETITRELKRSNDSTAVSGRLIVVLSSTTTSAGTATTQTAASSATANSNTTNNASASNTSTTRTSGHTTPSTVTNASRQDNLTTGSSTTNTSGAHTPRPTAQAVESTLQSGTNANAVASTTNTAANTRQYSSFEDQYGRLPPGWERRTDNFGRTYYVDHNTRTTTWKRPTLDQTEQERGNQMNANTELERRQHRGRTLPDGSSNSISEPSSTSGAVSVQVGGSSTTPAINGTAAAAFAATGATTSGLGELPSGWEQRFTPEGRAYFVDHNTRTTTWVDPRRQQYIRTYGPTNTTIQQQPVSQLGPLPSGWEMRLTNTARVYFVDHNTKTTTWDDPRLPSSLDQNVPQYKRDFRRKVIYFRSQPALRILPGQCHIKVRRKNIFEDAYQEIMRQSPEDLKKRLMIKFDGEEGLDYGGVSREFFFLLSHEMFNPFYCLFEYSAHDNYTIQINPNSGINPEHLNYFKFIGRVVGLGVFHRRFLDAFFVGALYKMMLRKKVILQDMEGVDADVYNSLNWMLENSIDGVLDLTFSADDERFGEVVTVDLKENGRDIEVTDENKKEYVELFAQWKIVDRVQEQFRAFMDGFNELIPEDLVTVFDERELELLIGGIAEIDVEDWKKHTDYRGYQESDEVVKWFWKCISEWDNEQRARLLQFTTGTSRIPVNGFKDLQGSDGPRRFTIEKAGEAQQLPKSHTCFNRVDLPVYEDYDNLKQKLTLAVEETIGFGQE; translated from the coding sequence ATGCCTTCATCAATATCGGTAAAATTGGTCGCTGCTGAGTCCCTATATAAGAGAGATGTCTTTAGATCTCCTGATCCATTCGCTGTCTTGACCATTGATGGTTACCAAACAAAATCCACCGCTGCGGCAAAGAAAACTTTGAATCCATATTGGaatgaaacatttaaattcaatgacaTTActgaaaattcaatattaacTATCCAAGTGTTTGaccaaaaaaaatttaagaagaaagatCAAGGGTTCCTTGGTGTCGTTAACGTTCGTATAGGGGATGTGCTTGGTCATTTAGATGAAGATACCACCTCCTCTAATGGATCCAGGGAAGAAACAATTACTagagaattgaaaagatcaaaTGATAGTACCGCCGTTAGTGGTAGAttgattgttgttttgtCTTCCACTACAACAAGTGCTGGAACTGCCACGACTCAAACAGCAGCCTCCTCCGCTACCGCCAATAGTAACACAACAAATAATGCATCGGCAAGTAACacatcaacaacaagaaccAGTGGTCATACCACACCATCAACAGTGACAAATGCATCTCGTCAAGATAACTTAACAACTGGAAGCTCTACAACCAATACGTCGGGAGCTCATACACCCAGACCTACAGCCCAAGCTGTGGAATCCACTCTACAAAGTGGAACCAATGCAAACGCTGTAGCTAGCACCACTAACACAGCTGCAAACACCAGACAATATTCTTCCTTTGAGGATCAATATGGTCGTTTGCCGCCTGGCTGGGAAAGAAGAACTGATAATTTCGGTAGGACTTATTACGTAGACCACAACACAAGAACGACTACTTGGAAGCGTCCCACCTTGGATCAGACCGAACAAGAGCGTGGGAATCAAATGAACGCGAACacagaattggaaagaagACAACATAGAGGAAGAACGTTACCTGATGGTTCTTCAAACAGTATCTCTGAACCATCTTCTACTTCAGGAGCTGTATCTGTTCAAGTGGGTGGTTCTTCAACTACACCCGCTATAAATGGTACTGCTGCTGCCGCATTCGCTGCCACTGGTGCTACTACCTCTGGATTGGGAGAACTTCCATCTGGTTGGGAACAACGTTTCACCCCTGAAGGAAGAGCTTATTTTGTAGATCATAACACAAGAACCACTACATGGGTAGATCCAAGAAGACAGCAGTATATTAGAACATATGGTCCAACAAATACTACAATTCAACAACAGCCTGTATCTCAATTAGGTCCATTACCATCTGGTTGGGAAATGAGATTAACTAACACGGCTCGTGTATATTTCGTAGATCATAATACCAAGACTACAACATGGGATGATCCAAGATTGCCATCTTCATTAGATCAAAATGTCCCACAATATAAACGTGATTTCAGACGTAAAGTTATTTATTTCAGATCTCAACCTGCCCTAAGAATATTACCTGGTCAATGTCATATTAAAGTTCGTAGAAAGaatatctttgaagatgCTTATCAAGAAATAATGAGACAAAGTCCTGAAGACTTAAAGAAGAGACTGATGATTAAATTCGATGGTGAAGAAGGTTTGGATTATGGTGGTGTCTCCAGagaattcttcttcctcttgtCTCATGAAATGTTTAACCCAttttattgtttatttgaatattccGCACATGATAACTATACCATTCAAATTAACCCAAATAGTGGTATTAACCCTGAACATTTGAACTATTTCAAGTTTATTGGAAGAGTTGTTGGGTTAGGTGTCTTCCATAGAAGATTCTTAGATGCATTCTTCGTTGGAGCTCTTTATAAAATGATGCTAAGGAAAAAAGTTATATTACAAGATATGGAAGGTGTGGATGCTGATGTGTATAATTCTTTGAACTGGATGTTGGAGAACAGTATAGATGGTGTATTAGATCTAACGTTTAGtgctgatgatgaaagatTTGGTGAAGTTGTCACTGTCGatttgaaggaaaatggTAGAGATATTGAAGTTACtgatgaaaataagaaaGAGTATGTGGAATTATTTGCTCAATGGAAGATTGTTGATAGAGTGCAAGAACAATTTAGAGCTTTTATGGATGGtttcaatgaattaatACCGGAAGATTTAGTTACGGTGTTTGATGAACGTGAACTGGAACTATTGATTGGTGGTATTGCTGAAATTGATGTTGAAGATTGGAAGAAGCATACTGATTACCGTGGTTATCAAGAATCTGATGAAGTCGTTAAATGGTTCTGGAAGTGTATTAGTGAATGGGATAATGAACAAAGAGCTCGTCTGTTACAATTCACTACAGGTACGTCACGTATTCCTGTAAATggtttcaaagatttacAAGGGTCAGATGGACCAAGAAGATTTACCATTGAAAAGGCAGGTGAAGCTCAACAATTACCGAAGTCACATACTTGTTTCAACAGAGTTGATTTACCGGTATACGAAGATTATGATAACTTAAAGCAAAAATTGACTTTAGCTGTTGAAGAAACCATCGGGTTTGGTCAAGAATGa